The Heyndrickxia vini genome contains a region encoding:
- a CDS encoding SDR family NAD(P)-dependent oxidoreductase, with amino-acid sequence MMLHNQTAIVTGSGRGVGKAVAKILAEQGANVIISDLDEEHATAVASEIKEKGGQAVAFPGDVTHHRFAENIIDAAITSFGGLNILVNNAGYTWDGMIHKMSDDQFQAMLDIHLIAPFKLIRAAAPYMRNEVGSEIYRKIVNVSSVAGVMGNIGQANYASAKAGLIGLTKTVAKEWGSYNVNCNAVAFGLIDTRLTQSKEKGESFNGVSLGIPEKVRKMFEHSIPQQRAGTPEEAASAILYLASPLSNYVNGQVLHINGGMYT; translated from the coding sequence ATGATGTTACATAATCAAACGGCTATCGTCACAGGTTCTGGTCGAGGAGTTGGTAAAGCAGTAGCAAAAATACTCGCTGAACAAGGAGCAAACGTGATTATTTCCGATCTTGATGAGGAGCATGCAACGGCAGTAGCTTCCGAAATCAAAGAAAAGGGTGGTCAAGCTGTGGCTTTTCCAGGTGATGTGACACATCATCGTTTTGCTGAAAATATTATTGATGCAGCAATAACAAGCTTTGGCGGGCTAAACATATTGGTTAACAATGCCGGGTATACTTGGGATGGCATGATTCATAAAATGAGTGACGATCAGTTTCAAGCAATGTTAGATATTCATTTAATTGCACCATTTAAATTGATTCGTGCAGCCGCACCATATATGAGAAACGAGGTTGGTAGTGAAATATATCGTAAAATAGTGAATGTATCCTCTGTAGCTGGTGTGATGGGGAATATCGGCCAAGCTAATTACGCTTCTGCAAAAGCCGGGCTCATTGGTTTGACCAAAACAGTTGCAAAAGAATGGGGATCATATAATGTAAATTGTAATGCTGTCGCATTCGGTTTAATCGATACACGTCTAACACAATCAAAAGAAAAAGGCGAATCTTTCAATGGTGTTTCATTAGGAATTCCCGAGAAAGTAAGAAAAATGTTTGAACATTCAATCCCGCAACAACGAGCAGGTACTCCTGAAGAAGCAGCATCTGCAATTCTTTATTTAGCCTCACCACTATCAAATTATGTGAATGGTCAAGTGTTACACATAAATGGAGGTATGTATACTTAA
- a CDS encoding M20 peptidase aminoacylase family protein yields MFVCSTEMKERLIVIFQHLHQNPEISWEEKKTTEYVKKLVEEAGCRVTTFKNHTGLIAEIGNGKPVIAIRADIDALWQEVNGTFQANHSCGHDAHMTIVIGVLMLLKNTPIKGTIRFIFQPAEEKGQGAICMVNEQVVDDVDYLFGVHLRPFQEVPNGHGSPMIIHGACRFIDGNIIGDDLHGARPHLGANAIEIGATLDQMLKTIHIDPLVPSSVKLTKFQAGGESSNIIPGHAKFSLDMRAQTNEAMDKMQGKIDLMIDALERFYEVKIPYQISSNVPAAVSNVDAVKKMKEAIIDVIGIDNYVPPIQTTGGDDFHYYSIKRPQLKATMLGLGCDLKPGLHHPNMVFDHEAIFTGSEILATAAIYAIEKK; encoded by the coding sequence ATGTTTGTTTGTTCAACCGAAATGAAAGAACGACTTATAGTCATTTTCCAACATCTTCACCAGAATCCCGAGATAAGCTGGGAGGAAAAGAAGACGACGGAATATGTAAAGAAACTAGTAGAGGAGGCTGGATGTCGAGTAACAACATTTAAAAATCATACAGGTCTAATTGCAGAAATAGGAAACGGAAAACCGGTTATTGCCATACGTGCAGATATTGATGCACTATGGCAAGAAGTTAACGGGACATTTCAAGCGAATCATTCATGTGGACATGATGCCCATATGACAATTGTCATCGGTGTGCTTATGTTATTAAAAAACACTCCAATAAAGGGGACAATAAGGTTCATCTTTCAACCGGCAGAAGAAAAAGGGCAAGGTGCTATATGTATGGTGAATGAACAAGTTGTAGATGATGTAGATTATTTATTTGGAGTCCATTTAAGACCGTTTCAAGAAGTTCCTAATGGTCATGGATCGCCTATGATCATTCATGGTGCATGCCGATTCATTGATGGAAATATTATTGGGGATGATCTTCATGGTGCACGCCCGCATTTAGGCGCAAACGCCATTGAAATAGGTGCCACACTTGATCAAATGCTGAAAACTATTCATATAGATCCACTCGTCCCTTCCTCGGTCAAACTAACAAAGTTTCAAGCGGGCGGTGAAAGCTCAAACATCATTCCCGGTCATGCAAAATTTAGTTTAGATATGAGAGCGCAAACTAATGAAGCGATGGATAAAATGCAAGGGAAAATTGATTTAATGATTGATGCATTAGAACGATTTTATGAAGTAAAAATCCCTTATCAAATCAGTTCAAATGTACCGGCAGCTGTATCTAATGTTGATGCTGTTAAAAAAATGAAAGAAGCAATTATTGATGTAATTGGTATCGATAATTATGTTCCGCCGATTCAAACAACTGGCGGCGATGATTTTCATTATTATTCAATAAAAAGGCCACAACTAAAAGCGACAATGTTAGGATTAGGATGCGACCTAAAGCCGGGTCTTCATCATCCTAATATGGTATTCGATCATGAAGCGATTTTTACCGGCTCTGAAATATTAGCTACAGCTGCTATATATGCGATTGAAAAAAAATAA
- a CDS encoding MaoC/PaaZ C-terminal domain-containing protein, translating to MHSLETVHKPIITHTQLVKYAGASGDFNPIHTVVPIAEKAGLGDVIAHGMLIMGMAGEALSKWFPRKNLRKFKVRFSSMTRPGECLSIEGSIVNEIEVDGELRLAGKLFVKNTEGETKLKGEFQVKKESEEV from the coding sequence ATGCATAGTCTTGAAACTGTTCATAAACCAATCATTACACATACTCAGCTTGTTAAATATGCGGGGGCATCAGGCGATTTTAATCCGATTCATACAGTCGTCCCGATTGCAGAAAAAGCAGGGTTAGGTGATGTAATTGCACATGGGATGTTAATTATGGGTATGGCAGGAGAGGCCTTAAGTAAATGGTTCCCTAGAAAAAATTTACGTAAATTTAAAGTGCGGTTTTCGTCGATGACGAGACCCGGTGAATGTTTATCAATTGAAGGAAGTATCGTCAATGAGATAGAAGTTGATGGAGAATTACGACTTGCAGGGAAATTATTTGTCAAAAATACCGAAGGGGAAACGAAGTTAAAAGGAGAATTTCAAGTTAAGAAGGAGAGTGAAGAGGTATGA
- a CDS encoding Nramp family divalent metal transporter, which produces MRDKTLDKKYIPKLSKTRVSADAVLRGEVTGIKKILPFLGPAFIAAVAYIDPGNFATNITAGSKYGYLLLWVIAFSNLMAVLIQSLSAKLGIATGKNLPEIARDRFPKSVSIFLWIQSELVIIATDLAEFIGAALGLYLLFDIPMVPAALITAVGSFAILELQRRGFRSLEAGIAAMVLIVVLAFAFQTFLAKPDMGAVLGGMITPKFEGVDSILLAAGILGATVMPHAIYLHSSLTQNRIVGKNEAEKKRIFKFEFIDIIIAMIIAGAINMCMLIVSAALFFKNGLIVEDLDVAFHQFGQYVSPIAAISFGLGLLIAGLSSSSVGTMSGDVVMQGFINVRINLYLRRAITMIPALAIIISGVNPTNALVMSQVILSFGIAFALVPLIMFTSNKKLMGGLTNHRVTTIIAWIVAALVILLNIFLLIETVFK; this is translated from the coding sequence ATGCGTGATAAAACATTAGATAAAAAATATATACCAAAATTAAGCAAAACAAGAGTATCTGCAGATGCTGTCTTAAGAGGCGAGGTAACGGGAATAAAGAAAATTCTCCCTTTTTTAGGTCCAGCATTTATTGCAGCAGTCGCTTATATCGACCCTGGAAATTTCGCAACAAATATTACCGCGGGATCAAAGTATGGCTATCTCTTACTATGGGTAATTGCTTTTTCTAACTTAATGGCGGTATTAATCCAATCACTTTCTGCTAAATTAGGAATTGCAACAGGTAAAAACTTACCGGAAATTGCAAGAGATCGTTTTCCAAAAAGTGTTTCCATATTTTTATGGATTCAAAGTGAATTAGTTATTATCGCCACTGATCTAGCTGAATTTATTGGTGCTGCCCTTGGTTTATACTTATTATTTGATATACCAATGGTCCCTGCGGCGCTTATTACAGCGGTAGGTTCATTTGCGATATTAGAGTTACAAAGGCGTGGTTTTCGCTCTCTGGAGGCTGGAATTGCAGCAATGGTACTGATTGTTGTTCTCGCATTTGCCTTTCAAACTTTTCTAGCGAAACCGGATATGGGTGCTGTACTAGGTGGAATGATTACACCTAAGTTTGAAGGAGTTGATAGTATTTTGCTTGCTGCTGGTATTTTAGGGGCTACGGTCATGCCGCATGCAATCTACTTACACTCCTCACTAACACAAAATAGAATAGTTGGAAAAAATGAAGCCGAAAAGAAAAGAATTTTTAAATTTGAATTTATTGATATTATCATTGCGATGATTATTGCCGGTGCGATTAATATGTGTATGCTCATCGTTTCGGCTGCATTATTTTTTAAAAATGGGTTAATCGTTGAGGATCTTGATGTTGCCTTCCATCAATTTGGTCAGTATGTAAGCCCAATAGCCGCGATTTCTTTCGGACTAGGATTATTAATCGCCGGACTATCCAGCTCTTCAGTTGGTACAATGTCTGGTGATGTCGTAATGCAAGGATTTATTAATGTACGTATTAACTTATATTTACGGCGGGCGATAACAATGATCCCTGCGCTTGCTATAATAATTTCAGGTGTGAATCCAACAAATGCATTAGTTATGAGTCAAGTCATTTTATCATTTGGTATTGCCTTTGCATTAGTACCTCTTATTATGTTTACAAGTAATAAGAAGCTAATGGGAGGACTTACAAACCATCGTGTGACTACGATCATTGCATGGATAGTCGCAGCGTTAGTGATTTTATTAAATATCTTTTTACTGATTGAGACAGTATTTAAATAA
- a CDS encoding FAS1-like dehydratase domain-containing protein, giving the protein MIQLDRTGLTFSIESFTIERSKIKEFALAIGDDNPIYYDFETAKRDGFSDIPIPPTFPTVIEMWGGIDFETIIRELDLNPLMVLHGEQEYEYFSDIYAGDTISCLAKVISHVEKKRMDFITIESVYKRDEEVVLISRSNIIERKG; this is encoded by the coding sequence ATGATTCAATTGGATAGAACAGGCTTAACTTTTTCGATCGAATCATTCACTATTGAGCGAAGCAAAATTAAGGAATTTGCTTTAGCGATTGGTGACGATAATCCCATTTATTATGATTTTGAAACAGCAAAAAGAGATGGATTTAGTGATATTCCAATTCCGCCGACGTTTCCAACAGTTATTGAGATGTGGGGAGGGATCGATTTCGAAACAATAATACGTGAACTTGACTTAAACCCCTTAATGGTTCTACACGGTGAACAAGAATATGAATATTTTTCTGATATATACGCCGGTGATACGATTTCTTGTCTAGCAAAAGTTATTTCGCATGTTGAAAAAAAGAGAATGGATTTTATTACAATTGAGAGTGTTTATAAAAGAGACGAAGAAGTAGTACTCATCAGTCGTTCAAATATTATAGAAAGAAAGGGTTGA
- a CDS encoding helix-turn-helix domain-containing protein, whose product MYNLLIADNDEFEAKGMKWLIESSVSNVNVKLAHNLIDTIMVLENDRPDIFIYETNIGMGEELLKAIKINQPTIISITMEATFEAAKKAIDIGTKCLLIKPFSPQELLNNINLFIRELERKGKNNLEKTFHTEKQNVVYEHLFLAESSFIEPYVFVAFQPEKVSILPKLNLFLKDYIFPVSPRIFPLSDMTICLFNSHADLDWSSLCKRFMYDWDQFERESIFIIINLEENPHLSLHEKYLHTKKMTEVTFFVGYRQVLEFTRELQWEFIDPFLTPGEQKQWISYLNEGNKEEISSFLSREFLQFTNPFPDPGLLRIRLTSILAQIRRHMKSTNLDHKLYEEEYLTIFDTILYESIIFRIIQRLIIFTSKIIDAVTDISKNSYTDIIEKCLKYMELNYWKKDFALSDLSNFAGRNSTYLSHLFVEKTKKTFRECLTDIRIKEAKKLLVETDMVVKEIASLTGFQNQYYFSRVFKNHAGMPPKQFRTKESLEHFTPS is encoded by the coding sequence ATGTACAACCTATTGATTGCAGACAATGATGAATTTGAAGCTAAAGGAATGAAATGGCTTATTGAATCTTCTGTTTCAAATGTAAATGTCAAATTAGCCCATAACCTAATTGATACTATAATGGTCCTTGAAAATGATCGCCCAGATATCTTTATTTATGAAACGAATATCGGTATGGGGGAAGAATTACTAAAAGCGATTAAAATTAATCAACCAACCATTATCTCTATTACGATGGAAGCGACATTCGAAGCAGCTAAAAAAGCAATTGATATAGGAACTAAATGCTTATTAATTAAGCCATTTTCCCCACAAGAGCTTTTAAATAATATCAATTTATTTATTCGGGAACTTGAACGAAAAGGTAAAAATAACCTAGAAAAAACCTTTCATACGGAAAAACAAAATGTTGTATATGAACATTTATTCTTAGCAGAAAGTTCATTTATCGAACCATATGTATTTGTCGCCTTTCAACCTGAGAAAGTAAGTATTCTTCCGAAGCTAAACCTATTTTTAAAAGATTATATCTTTCCAGTTTCTCCAAGGATTTTCCCATTAAGTGATATGACTATCTGTCTATTTAATTCGCATGCAGACTTAGATTGGAGTTCTCTATGTAAACGCTTTATGTATGATTGGGACCAATTCGAACGCGAATCTATTTTCATTATTATTAATTTAGAGGAGAATCCCCACTTATCTTTACACGAGAAATATTTACATACAAAAAAAATGACTGAAGTAACTTTTTTTGTTGGATATCGGCAGGTTTTAGAGTTTACGCGTGAATTACAATGGGAATTTATCGATCCATTCTTAACACCGGGCGAGCAAAAGCAATGGATTAGTTATTTAAATGAAGGGAATAAAGAAGAAATATCTAGCTTCTTATCTAGGGAATTTTTGCAATTTACAAATCCTTTTCCGGATCCGGGTTTATTACGCATTCGTTTAACAAGCATTTTAGCGCAAATTCGTCGGCACATGAAATCCACTAATCTGGATCATAAATTATATGAGGAAGAATATTTAACCATTTTTGATACGATATTATATGAATCTATCATTTTCCGAATTATTCAAAGATTGATCATTTTTACCTCGAAAATAATCGATGCAGTTACCGATATAAGCAAAAATTCATATACGGATATAATTGAGAAGTGCTTAAAATATATGGAATTGAATTATTGGAAGAAAGACTTTGCTTTAAGTGATTTGTCCAATTTTGCAGGCAGGAATTCAACTTATTTAAGCCATTTATTCGTTGAAAAAACAAAGAAAACATTTCGGGAATGCTTAACTGACATAAGAATAAAAGAGGCAAAAAAACTTCTTGTTGAAACTGATATGGTTGTAAAAGAAATTGCTTCTTTAACAGGGTTTCAAAACCAATACTATTTTTCGCGAGTATTTAAAAACCATGCTGGTATGCCACCAAAGCAATTTCGTACAAAGGAATCTCTAGAACACTTTACTCCTTCTTAG